AGAGGACGCTGGTCAACAAATGTCGATTCAATTCGCGCCTGTATGTCACCTGATTGCGACGAAAAAACTTCGCCCGATATGACTTTTTCACTTGCAGGGAGCAGGCTTGCGCTACGATGCTTGACGCCGATGTGCGAGCAAGTACACGGATCGGCCGAATACTTCGAATCAATTCAGTATTGGGAACCCCATGGATTTGGGAGAAAATGAGTTGTTCACGGCGCATAACTCGCGTTACCCTATGGGCTGAATAAATGCGCGTAGCGGACCGCCCATCAACCGCCTCCGGACTGCGGCCGGACATCCTGTAGCCTGTTCCGTCATGCGACATTGTACTCCGAGCCTATCGCAAGCTCTGCTGCCTCTTCTGGCGCTCTTCGTCTTATTTGAAGCATCGGGGTGTCGGAGAATGGTGGCACAGCTCCACCGGCCGCTGGATAGCTTGTCTGCGGCTCTCGCTCGCGTTAAATTTCGACAGATCAAGCAACGCTCTGCGGCGGATGTGTCTTCTGCCCTTCGGGCCTGTTCGGGTTTTGACATATCCGAACCTCGGACCGTCTACGCATCATTCCTTGCCGAAACTGTTTTTCCGCCCCTCTACATCTGGGCGGAATCATTTCGATTTGAACCCAACCTTCGATTGCCCGCCATCGGACAGAAGACGAGCGATCAATTCTTGGACGATTTTCAGAAGCTTAGCTCCCAACCGTTTCCGGGCGACTTCGCGCCGCCGAACTTGGTCCTCGCGCGCTCGGTCTACTTCCAGGGCTCCGGACAGTTTCCCGACGGCCCTGTGTGCGGTCTCCACCTCATCGTGGACACGCAGTCCGGGGACGCGTTCTCATGGATTGACGAGGGGTGGAACTGAGCAATCCCGCAGTACTCCCCATGCGCCGCCTGTGCCGATATGAGCATGCCGTAACACCCCGGGGTGCAACTCCGCATAACCAGACTGACGGATAAGTACAGAATTTGAAGCTGCCTGTCCTCGCCTGCCCCTTCGGACAGATCGAGGCGAACTTTTTGGATCGGAGTCAGGCAATTCGACGTTTTTCGCAGGGCGGTGCGCGAATGGCGGCCCGGGCGCACGGATTGCGCGATCACAAACGCCGGAGATCAGCAGCGTTGGCGATCTTTTCAATGTTGTGGACCATGCAATAGAGCAGCCATTGGGCGTTGCCTTTTTGCTTCACGCGCTCGCGCGCTGGTTTCGGAATATTCGAAGCGCGCGCGCCGCGCAGTGTTTCGGGCAAATTCGCTTCGCTTCGCTTGCAAACTTCGGCTAGCTATAACGTTATCTGACATTTGCCCCGCAGGAAGCGCGGTCATCCGTGGCCGCGAGAGAACGCCAACTCTTTGATTTGACAGATTCCACGGATTGAATAACATTGCATCAGATTGTAGCGGATGTACTCAGATGCCCAAAACCATAACCCTTCGCGTCGATGAACGCCTTTACAGGGCCCTCAAGCTGGCTGCCGGAGCTCAAAACCGCACACTTTCAAACTATGTCGAAACGGCCGCCCGGAGCTATCTTGTGGAGGATCAGTTTGTCTCCGATGAAGAAATGAACGAGATCCTGGCCGACCCTTCTTTCCAGACGAATTTCAAAGCCGCGCTTCAGGACATCAAGAAAGGCAGAATCAAGCGTGTCCTCTGAATACGCCGTATTCGAAACTGAAGTCTATGCCAAATCGCTGAAGAAGCTCAAAATCAGTAACCTCTCCGGCAAGCTTCTGCGAACTGTCTATCCGTCTCTTAAGAGGTCGCCACATGCTGGACCAAACATCAAAAAACTCAAAGGTGAATTCCCTTTCGCTTATCGCTACCGTATTGGACGCTACCGAATTACTTATGTCATTGACGACGATGCCAGAGCGGTTTATCTCACCAATATCCAGCACCGGAAAGATGCTTTCCGGTGAAAAACGCCATCCGTGGCTTACTGCTTATGTGGAATAGCGATCTCGGTGCGGGGCAAACGGCAGATAACCAGACTGGCGACTAAGTACAGAATTTGAGGCTGCCTATCCTCGCTCCGCCCTTTGGGACAGATTCAGGCGAACTTTCTGGATCCGATTCAGGCGAATCGAAGTTTTTTGCGGTGCGACGCTCGAATAGCTGCTCGCGCCCACGGACTGCGTTTTCACAAACGCCGGATATCAGCGGCGTTGGTGATCTTTTCGGTGTTGTGGACCATGGAGTAGCGCAGCCATTGCGCGTTGACCTCTTGTCGTCCGTACGGCGCGTCGATCCTTGCCATCTAGCGGCTGCCACGGAGTGCGTCTGGCCAGGCTGCCGAATAAGTAAGCAAATTTGATCTTGCCTATCCTCGTCCCGTGCTTTCGGGGCAAGCCGCGCCGGTATTTTAGCACTCCCCGAAATCTTGATCCTGACCGCCGGCTATTTTCGGGGAGCAGGTCAGCATGTCAGACGCGCCGTGAATAGTTTGAAAAGTTAGTGCGGCTCAATAGAATTCGCTTTCCAGTATTGGCAGGTAGGAGCAAGACCCTCAACTGTCAGTATTCAGAGAACTATCGAATATCCATGAAAACTGTTCAAGAACTCTGTACTCCACGGCCGGACGTACTCAAAAAGATCCACCGCGATTATGCGCTCAACCTGACGGACCTGATCCAGGATGGCATTGATGCTGATTCGTTTTTCACCGAGAACTACGTTACGGAGGGCATGCAGCATCTTTTGAGGGCCGCCTTTGACCGTTTCCAGGGCAAGACCGGCATCAGCGTCATCAAACTCACACAAGCGATGGGCGGCGGTAAAACGCACAACATGGTAGCCTTGGGCCTCCTGGCGGCGCGTCCTGATATCAGGGAGAAGGTCGTGCCCGAGTTTGCCTCCTACCGGGAGAAGGTGCGGGTCGCCGCATTCTCCGGCCGTCAGAGCGATGTGGAAAACGGGGTTTGGGGTAGCATAGCGGCGCAGATCGGAAAGGAAGGGGATTTTGCCCCCTACTTCAAGAACGGTCTCAAGGCGCCCGGAGAAACAGCCTGGGTCAATCTATTGAGAGGGGAGCCCCTGCTGATCCTCCTCGATGAAATGCCGCCCTACTTCGAGAACGCTCAGAGCCTGAAGGTGGGCGATTCAAATCTTGCAGTCGTCACGACAACCGCTCTTGCCAACTTGATTGTGGCCGCGAATAAGGCGGAATTGGGCAATGTGCTGGTCGTGATCTCCGACCTCCGCGCTACCTACGAGGGAGGCTCTGCCAGCCTGGGGGCGGCGCTCGCCAACCTTGACAATGAAGTGGGACGTACCGCTCTGAACCTGGAGCCGGTCAGGCAGAACTCGGATGAGGTCTACCACATCCTCAAGCGCAAGCTGTTTGCGGCGCTTCCAGCAGAAACGCAGATCGATGAGATTGCCGAGGGGTACCGCAAGGAGCTCGAAAAAGCCAAACAGATGGACCTTACCGATGCCCGGCCGGAAGATTTTGCCGCGCGCATCAGGGATTCCTATCCCTTTCACCCGGCAGTTAGGGACCTCTACGCACGGTTCAAGGACAATGCCGGCTTTCAGCAGACTCGTGGGCTCTTGCGTTTGTTGCGGGCGCTCGTGGTTTCTCTGTACGAAAATTCCGGAAGGAAGCAGCCGACGTATCTGCTCGCTCCCGCGGACTTTAACCTGAACAATGCTGAGACGCATACGCAGATTACGCAGATCAATTCCGCACTGACGAACGCCATCAGTCACGACATCGCGGACGGAGGCAATTCTGAGGCCGAGCGCCTTGATGAGGGTCTGGAAGCGCCTCTCCACCAGATGGCCCTGACCACAATCCTCGTATCTTCGCTCGGTCAGGTTCAAAATACTGTTCGCGGTCTCACCGAGGCTGAGCTTGTGCACTATCTGGTGTCTCCCGGTCGGGACATCGGGCAAATTCGCCAGAAGGTGCTTCCGGCTCTGCGGACGAGCTGCTGGTACCTGCACGCGGATCGGGATGGCCGCTATGTCGTCAAGGATGTGCAGAACGTCGTCGCACGGATCAACTCATTCGTCCGGACCTACAATCAGGATCAATCCGTTGAGGAGATTCGCAGGCGCATAGGGGAGATATTCGAGCCCGCCACGCGCGATGTCTACCAGTCTGTGGCCGTGCTTCAGCCCTTGGACAGCATCCAGCTCAATGTGGATAAAGTGGTGCTGCTCGTTCAGAAACCGAACCCCGGGGTGCTGGATCCAGCCATTGCGTCTTTCTATGACGAGCAGGTGTACAAGAACCGAGTTCTATTTCTGAGCGGGGACCGGGCCGGTATGGACTCGCTGATCAAGACGGCCAAGGAATTGAAGGCCGTCGCAGCCGTCCTGAACGAGATGAGCGCCGACAAGATTGCCGAAAGCGACCCGCAGTTCCGGGAAGCTAAAGAACTGGGCGACCAGTACCGCAATCACTTCACGAGTGCTGCCCGGGAAACGTTCACGCGTTTGTACTATCCCTCTCAGGACAAGCTGATGGCGGCCGACTTCAGCATGAACTTCGTGGGCAACGATTACAACGGGGAGCAACAGATCCGGAGCACTCTTGAGACCAAACAGAAGTTCACGACAGACGTGGACAGCGACACGTTTCGGAAAAAGTGCGAACAACGCTTGTTCGGCAGTCAGGAGATGGAGTGGGCGGAGGTAAGAAAGCGTGCGGCCATGCAGGCGGTTTGGCAATTCCATCGTCCCGACGCGTTGGAGCGACTCAAAGATCGAATGTTGCGGCAGGATTTCTGGCGTGAGAACGGGCGCTTCGTGAACAAGGGGCCTTTCCCACCGCCGGCGACGGGAGTGCAAATTGCCCTGCTGGATCGGGATCGCGAAACCGGGGCGGCCACTCTGCGCGTTGAGCCGCTGCATGGGGACCAGGTGTTCTTCGACGTCGGAGCTCCGCCGACAGAGGGGTCCACGCGCATCACGGACTTGAAGAGCTTTAAGACGGCGGCCATGCGCGTGGGCTTCCTCTGTGTGGATTCGCAGAACGGTCATCCGGTGGGAGACGTGGTCTACTGGCAGAATGAAATCACGCTTGCCTACAATCCCCTGCACCAGGGCGGGAAGACGCTTGTGGAGCTGAAGGCCGTGCCGGATGCGCCGATTCGCTACACGACGGATGGCTCGCACCCGCGGGATGTGGGGGGAACGTACTCCGGACCCTTCGAAGTGAAGAAGAAGTGCCTCATCCAGGTGATTGCCGAAAAGGACGGAATTGAATCTGATGTGCTGCAAGTTACCATTGATCCGACCAGCGAAAGGCGGACTATCGATCCGCACAGGTCGCTTGTATTGAAGGCCAGGCAGGAGTTTGGAACGACGGAGGGCAGCTTTCGCTTCTATGAGGAACTAATCGCACGGCAGGGGCGTGCATTAGGGGTTCGTATCGTTATCTCTGCCGTGGGCCAGGACTTTGTTGAGTATAGCTCGAGCAACGGCGTATCGCTTGCCGGTGGAGACCTCAAGGAGCTGGTCGAAGTCTTGCGCAAGCCGTTCTTTGCAGAAGGTCAGGCGCGTGTGGATACCAACGTGAAGACAATTGTGCCGCGGCTGGAGTTTCCACGGGGCGCCGACTTCGAAGATTTCGTGGCAAAACTCTCGCTTTCCTATCGCGTTGAGGACGTGCAGCAATGACCAAATCGCCCCAAAGAAAGGCGGCCAGGAAGACGAGTACGCATAGGGCTCGTGGTTCGGAGGCCCCCGACACGGAGAGCGGTCTCAGCTTCGGTTTGGTCCCGGAGGAATCGGCGCATCACTTTGTTGTCACAATTCCCGAAAAGGATGGTCCGCACGTCTACGTGAGCGAGCACTTTGAGTATTTCACGAGTCCGGAGCGCAGGCGGATTGACTACACGCTGCAGCCGACAGATGCGGGGATGCGCGTGATCCTGCCGCTGGCAAAGTGGTCGTTGATTGAAGATGCCGTGCAATTCGATTTTAACCAGCGACTGAAGCGAACCGGGCTGCGCAGCTCACGCTTTCGCAAAGGATACAACATCTTGCCGCGGCTTTTCGGCAAGGAGCTACTGGTGCTGTGCTGGGCCATTGAGGAGGCGGAACCCGGCGCGGTGCCAAGGGCTCTGTGCAACTGGCAGGGTCTGAAGCCCGAGGAGCGTTGGTGGCTCTTTACCATGACCAATGCAGCCACCGGGCAGGCCGTCCGCGGCCGGGGGCGCGGCTGGCGCAAGGCGCTGCGCTTTGCGCTGACCGAGAACCCTGTGGAGCATGACGACTGAACAAGCGACGGGCGCTATATGTCGCAAAATGTGATGTCGCGGCGGACATATGTCGTAAAAAATGAAAAAATGCAGCATATGGATCCCCAGAAGCCCTTTGCGCTGCCGGATCTGCCGCCCAGGTGGATTGCTGATGACCCGCCGATTTACCGGCGACTCCCGGACATCCGGGCCGCAGTGGCCGAGCTGAAAGGGTACACCGAGCAAATGTCGAACCCGATGCTGTTGCTTTCTCCCGCGGTCATCAAGGAATCACTGGCCAGTTCGGAAATCGAGAACGTGCACACCACCCTGGAGGAAGTGCTGCAGGAGTCACTCTTTCCGGAGGTGGAGCAGCGGGAGGCCAACAAAGAAGTCCGCCGCTACGGTGAAGCGATTGCCTGGGGCTATGGTCAGTTGGGCGCTCTGCCGCTCTCCACACGACTGATC
The DNA window shown above is from Leptospirales bacterium and carries:
- a CDS encoding CopG family transcriptional regulator → MPKTITLRVDERLYRALKLAAGAQNRTLSNYVETAARSYLVEDQFVSDEEMNEILADPSFQTNFKAALQDIKKGRIKRVL
- a CDS encoding DUF499 domain-containing protein, with translation MKTVQELCTPRPDVLKKIHRDYALNLTDLIQDGIDADSFFTENYVTEGMQHLLRAAFDRFQGKTGISVIKLTQAMGGGKTHNMVALGLLAARPDIREKVVPEFASYREKVRVAAFSGRQSDVENGVWGSIAAQIGKEGDFAPYFKNGLKAPGETAWVNLLRGEPLLILLDEMPPYFENAQSLKVGDSNLAVVTTTALANLIVAANKAELGNVLVVISDLRATYEGGSASLGAALANLDNEVGRTALNLEPVRQNSDEVYHILKRKLFAALPAETQIDEIAEGYRKELEKAKQMDLTDARPEDFAARIRDSYPFHPAVRDLYARFKDNAGFQQTRGLLRLLRALVVSLYENSGRKQPTYLLAPADFNLNNAETHTQITQINSALTNAISHDIADGGNSEAERLDEGLEAPLHQMALTTILVSSLGQVQNTVRGLTEAELVHYLVSPGRDIGQIRQKVLPALRTSCWYLHADRDGRYVVKDVQNVVARINSFVRTYNQDQSVEEIRRRIGEIFEPATRDVYQSVAVLQPLDSIQLNVDKVVLLVQKPNPGVLDPAIASFYDEQVYKNRVLFLSGDRAGMDSLIKTAKELKAVAAVLNEMSADKIAESDPQFREAKELGDQYRNHFTSAARETFTRLYYPSQDKLMAADFSMNFVGNDYNGEQQIRSTLETKQKFTTDVDSDTFRKKCEQRLFGSQEMEWAEVRKRAAMQAVWQFHRPDALERLKDRMLRQDFWRENGRFVNKGPFPPPATGVQIALLDRDRETGAATLRVEPLHGDQVFFDVGAPPTEGSTRITDLKSFKTAAMRVGFLCVDSQNGHPVGDVVYWQNEITLAYNPLHQGGKTLVELKAVPDAPIRYTTDGSHPRDVGGTYSGPFEVKKKCLIQVIAEKDGIESDVLQVTIDPTSERRTIDPHRSLVLKARQEFGTTEGSFRFYEELIARQGRALGVRIVISAVGQDFVEYSSSNGVSLAGGDLKELVEVLRKPFFAEGQARVDTNVKTIVPRLEFPRGADFEDFVAKLSLSYRVEDVQQ
- a CDS encoding type II toxin-antitoxin system RelE/ParE family toxin encodes the protein MSSEYAVFETEVYAKSLKKLKISNLSGKLLRTVYPSLKRSPHAGPNIKKLKGEFPFAYRYRIGRYRITYVIDDDARAVYLTNIQHRKDAFR
- a CDS encoding DUF3780 domain-containing protein — its product is MTKSPQRKAARKTSTHRARGSEAPDTESGLSFGLVPEESAHHFVVTIPEKDGPHVYVSEHFEYFTSPERRRIDYTLQPTDAGMRVILPLAKWSLIEDAVQFDFNQRLKRTGLRSSRFRKGYNILPRLFGKELLVLCWAIEEAEPGAVPRALCNWQGLKPEERWWLFTMTNAATGQAVRGRGRGWRKALRFALTENPVEHDD